DNA sequence from the bacterium genome:
TTCCTCATCGAACGACCGTGGCGGAGCGTCGAAGACTATCAGGCAGCGCACGTCGCCATGCTGCCCTCCGCGGGGCCCGAAAGGAGCCGGTAGCCATGTACGTCATCGTCGGGGGTGGCGGAAAAGTCGGGTACTATCTCACGAAAGCGCTGCGGGCCGCGGGTTGGGAAGTGACCATCATCGAGAAGACACGGCGGCGGTTCGATCTGCTGCAGGAGGAGTTCGGCGACTGCGCGCTCCTGGGGGACGCGTGCGAGGTCACGACGCTTGACCAAGCGGGGACGGCGCGCGCAGACCTGGTCGCGGCGGTCACCGGCGACGACGAAGACAATCTGGTAATCTGCCAGATGGCCAAGCGTCGGTTCAACGTGAAACGGGTCATCGCCCGGATCAACAACCCCAAGAACGAGGTCACGTTTCAACTCCTGGGCATCGACGAGACGGTCAGCTCGACGACCCTCATTTACCACCTGATCGAGCAGGAGGTGGAGGTGGCCGATGTGATTCCGCTCACCTCGCTGCGGCGGGGTCACCTGGAGATCGTCGAAGTGGCGCTCTCCGAGGGCTCGCCCGCGATCGACAAGAAGGTCCGGGACCTCCCGCTGCCCCACAGCTGCGCACTGGGGATCCTCGTCCGAGGAGAGGCGGCCGAAGTCATCCACGACGACACCCTCCTGCGCCCCGGCGACATCGTCCTGGCCATCATTCCCTCGGGAAGCGTTCAGGCCTTTCGCGAGGCGCTGCTGGGCCGGAGAGTTCCCACGGCCTGACGCCGCCTCGTGGCCCTGGAGCGAATTCACGAGTTATTAACACCATCAGCCCCCTTCGAAACACCCTCGTAACGTCGCCCTTGCTATCGTCTTGACCATGCTCGGCTGAGCTCATTTCGGTGTAGGAGCGCCCTCAAGTGGCGGACGTCCTCATCAACGGGTTGATGATCCTGCTGTTAGTCTCGACCCTCGTGTGGATCCCCGGGTTGACACGGCTCATGGGACGGTGACGGGCATGATCGTGCTCGCGAGCGTGCTCGCGGCCGGGCTCTTCATCTATCTGGTCTGCGCGCTGCTGAAGCCGGAGTGGTTTGTATGACCACG
Encoded proteins:
- a CDS encoding TrkA family potassium uptake protein gives rise to the protein MYVIVGGGGKVGYYLTKALRAAGWEVTIIEKTRRRFDLLQEEFGDCALLGDACEVTTLDQAGTARADLVAAVTGDDEDNLVICQMAKRRFNVKRVIARINNPKNEVTFQLLGIDETVSSTTLIYHLIEQEVEVADVIPLTSLRRGHLEIVEVALSEGSPAIDKKVRDLPLPHSCALGILVRGEAAEVIHDDTLLRPGDIVLAIIPSGSVQAFREALLGRRVPTA
- the kdpF gene encoding K(+)-transporting ATPase subunit F is translated as MIVLASVLAAGLFIYLVCALLKPEWFV